The segment CGAGACGCTCGAGGTCTATCACTGCCCGGGCCATACGCCGGGCCACGTTGTGTTTTTCTCGCGCCCCAACAAGCTCGCCATCGTCGGCGATGTGTTGTTCGCCGGCTCGATCGGGCGCACCGACTTCCCGCGCGGCAACCACGCGGATCTGATCCGCTCGATCCGCACCCGGCTCTGGCCGTTGGGTGACGACGTGACGTTCGTGCCGGGTCACGGCCCGGTCTCCACGTTCGGCGAGGAGCGTCGCAACAATCCGTTCGTGGCCGATCACCTGATCGACGTGGCCTGACCCATGGCGAAAAAACAGGCGCCGGACACGCGTCCCGAGATCTACGTCAGTACCGACGTGGAGGCCGACGGCCCGATCCCGGGCCCACATTCGATGCTGTCTTTCGCATCGGTGGCGATGCTGGCAGACAAGACTGTTGTCGGCACGTTCTCCGCGAACCTGGAGACCTTGCCCGGCGCGGCCGGTCATCCTGTACAGATGCAATGGTGGAAAACGCAGCCCGAAGCCTGGGCGGCGTGCCGGCGTGACCTGCAGCGTCCCGAGGACGCCATGCCGCGTTACGTCGAATGGGTCGAAAGCCTGCCCGGCAAGCCGGTGTTCGTCGCGTTCCCAGCC is part of the Cupriavidus metallidurans CH34 genome and harbors:
- a CDS encoding 3'-5' exonuclease family protein, whose amino-acid sequence is MAKKQAPDTRPEIYVSTDVEADGPIPGPHSMLSFASVAMLADKTVVGTFSANLETLPGAAGHPVQMQWWKTQPEAWAACRRDLQRPEDAMPRYVEWVESLPGKPVFVAFPAGFDFTWVFWYMMRFVGRSPFGWAALDIKTVGFALTGLPYRKAVKAAFPAHWHDPLPHTHVALDDALEQGALFCNMLTELRAREAALAALPPAADTPESDPKPAV